One genomic region from Prochlorococcus marinus CUG1433 encodes:
- a CDS encoding DUF4278 domain-containing protein has product MTLIYRGQKYIQNKEAAKKQHNELTYRGKTYTS; this is encoded by the coding sequence ATGACTCTAATTTACAGAGGACAAAAGTACATCCAGAACAAAGAAGCAGCTAAAAAGCAGCACAATGAACTAACTTATAGAGGAAAAACTTACACAAGCTAG
- a CDS encoding ABC transporter ATP-binding protein, which produces MLDLKEISYQPQTGERKIIDNLNLKVHENEIILICGNSGTGKTTLLEIISGLTNPQKGKIAWKNKILSSRQRRWFCGVVFQFPERYFIGTTIGKELKIGHKSLREKNIEIVLNKVGLKNINLTQPPEQLSGGQQRRLAVAVQLLRNPSILLLDEPTAGLDYSMRNDVKNLILDLKNKNTIIIVTHEPALFEGIPSRILFLEKGKIKNFMKENHAG; this is translated from the coding sequence ATGCTTGACTTAAAAGAAATATCTTATCAACCCCAAACTGGTGAAAGAAAAATAATAGACAATTTAAATTTAAAAGTTCATGAAAATGAAATCATTTTAATTTGCGGCAATAGTGGTACTGGGAAAACAACACTACTCGAAATAATAAGCGGATTAACAAATCCACAAAAAGGGAAAATTGCTTGGAAGAATAAAATTTTATCTTCTAGACAAAGAAGATGGTTTTGTGGAGTAGTATTCCAATTTCCCGAAAGATACTTTATAGGTACAACCATTGGGAAAGAATTAAAAATTGGCCATAAATCTTTAAGAGAAAAAAATATAGAAATAGTTTTAAATAAAGTTGGTTTAAAAAATATTAATCTAACTCAACCACCAGAACAGCTAAGTGGAGGACAACAAAGGCGGTTAGCTGTAGCAGTTCAACTACTTAGAAACCCCTCAATTCTTTTACTGGACGAACCAACTGCTGGATTAGACTATTCAATGAGAAATGACGTGAAGAATTTAATTCTTGATTTAAAAAATAAAAATACAATTATTATTGTTACTCATGAACCTGCCTTATTTGAGGGAATTCCTTCTAGAATATTATTCTTGGAGAAAGGGAAAATCAAAAATTTCATGAAAGAAAATCATGCAGGATAA
- a CDS encoding thermonuclease family protein, whose translation MKHFLLILLTSITFTESLFASLPKVFINNCYDGDTCTTSTGEKIRLACIDTPELKGKNADIILAKKARNFLNDLVANKEVSIRRVTFDRYGRTVAELYKDEINIQELIVESGFGKIYKKYAYQCKWSNK comes from the coding sequence ATGAAACACTTTCTCTTAATACTATTAACTTCAATTACTTTTACTGAATCACTATTTGCTTCTTTGCCAAAAGTTTTCATAAACAACTGTTACGACGGCGATACCTGTACCACTTCTACGGGAGAAAAAATTAGACTTGCTTGTATTGATACACCAGAATTAAAAGGTAAGAATGCAGATATAATTCTAGCTAAAAAAGCCAGAAATTTTTTGAATGATCTAGTAGCAAATAAAGAAGTCTCTATTAGACGAGTTACTTTTGACAGATATGGTAGAACTGTAGCTGAGTTATACAAAGATGAAATAAATATTCAAGAACTTATTGTTGAAAGTGGATTTGGGAAAATATATAAAAAATATGCCTATCAGTGTAAATGGAGCAATAAATAA
- a CDS encoding 16S rRNA (uracil(1498)-N(3))-methyltransferase: MEDLTRLIISHERIENIKNKNLELSKEEAHYLNKVMRIKNGKEIFIANGEGSLWKAIKVKNDCLEIIQLKKPYLFQEQEIYLLGIAVVIPKSGFEDILKMCTEIGIDYIQPLFSERQVNKNLNFSRKLLRWNSIIKEAVEQSERLWKPFILDGMDIIEWLKSRDNQERVSISITREETMYDLNKWLRKQQEFENKKGGIFWNVIGPEGGWSSKEIDFFNKNNITFVKLSDTILRTSTASINASSILNQWRIDLKLSN, from the coding sequence ATGGAAGACTTAACTAGATTAATAATTTCCCATGAGAGAATTGAAAATATTAAGAACAAAAACTTAGAACTTTCTAAAGAAGAGGCTCATTATTTAAATAAAGTAATGAGGATAAAAAATGGTAAAGAAATATTTATAGCTAACGGAGAGGGCTCATTATGGAAAGCTATAAAAGTTAAAAATGATTGTTTAGAAATAATTCAATTAAAAAAACCTTATTTATTTCAAGAACAAGAAATTTACCTATTAGGAATAGCTGTTGTTATACCAAAAAGTGGTTTTGAGGATATTTTAAAAATGTGTACTGAAATAGGAATTGATTATATACAGCCATTATTTTCAGAAAGACAGGTAAACAAAAATTTAAATTTTTCGAGAAAACTTTTGAGATGGAATTCAATTATCAAAGAAGCAGTTGAGCAAAGTGAGAGATTATGGAAACCATTTATTTTAGATGGTATGGATATTATTGAATGGTTAAAAAGTAGAGATAATCAAGAAAGAGTTTCAATTTCTATAACTAGAGAAGAAACAATGTATGACTTAAATAAATGGTTAAGAAAACAGCAAGAATTTGAGAATAAAAAAGGAGGTATTTTTTGGAATGTAATCGGCCCTGAAGGAGGTTGGTCCTCTAAAGAAATTGATTTTTTTAATAAAAATAATATTACCTTTGTTAAACTTTCTGATACTATCTTAAGAACTTCAACAGCTAGTATTAACGCATCATCAATTCTAAATCAATGGAGAATTGATTTGAAATTAAGTAATTAG
- a CDS encoding CPP1-like family protein, translating into MDSNSNKNNNEKSPYEILGVKEGAAFEDIQKARDIKVKEAGEDLILKAKIESSFDQLLMGSLKARQSGNVSYEAVSASKKEKQINQFTNNNFPLLSKIKNLNNNSNNSSQYSLPKITTPSFDNLSIKISVGFLFLILLFISPDYNNRLLLSISTLILTYTQIKSGKRFIGSLGWSVTFLSIGLIFGGLLENNSFIQEVSNNSLSIQKIQSIPAMVILWLGVIFL; encoded by the coding sequence TTGGATTCAAACAGTAATAAAAACAATAACGAAAAATCACCTTATGAAATTTTAGGTGTAAAAGAAGGTGCTGCTTTTGAGGATATTCAGAAGGCTAGAGATATTAAAGTTAAAGAGGCTGGTGAAGACTTAATTTTAAAAGCGAAAATAGAATCTTCCTTTGATCAATTACTCATGGGTAGTTTGAAAGCCAGGCAATCAGGAAATGTAAGCTATGAAGCTGTGAGTGCCTCAAAAAAAGAAAAACAAATTAATCAATTTACCAATAATAACTTCCCACTTCTTTCTAAGATAAAAAATTTAAATAATAACTCTAACAATTCAAGTCAGTATAGTCTGCCAAAAATAACTACCCCCTCATTTGATAATCTTTCAATAAAAATATCTGTTGGGTTTTTATTTTTAATTTTGTTATTTATCAGTCCAGACTATAATAATAGACTTTTGCTCTCTATCTCAACATTAATACTTACCTATACTCAAATTAAATCAGGGAAAAGATTTATAGGTTCTCTGGGTTGGAGTGTTACCTTTCTCTCGATAGGATTAATATTTGGTGGATTGCTTGAAAATAATTCTTTCATTCAGGAAGTATCAAACAACTCTTTATCAATACAAAAAATTCAAAGTATTCCGGCTATGGTTATTTTATGGCTAGGCGTAATTTTTTTATGA
- a CDS encoding class I SAM-dependent methyltransferase: MERVPEPELMEEKEQVISYDKADFSEGEVNLINQINQYLLKKNISLGEKDLIVDLGCGPGNISEKLAIKWPNTAVVGIDGSKEMILRAEYNKSISNNQKKLKNLRYICSDIKDIKSNNFLLKKRISLLVSNSLIHHITNLEDFFNTIRILSSNITVNFHKDLKRPLDEKSALELKAQCSTKYNEILTNDYYASLRASYTFKELKNFILENDLSSLDVFEEGENYLIVYGNV, encoded by the coding sequence ATGGAAAGAGTCCCCGAACCTGAATTAATGGAAGAAAAAGAGCAGGTCATTTCTTATGACAAAGCTGATTTTTCAGAAGGGGAAGTTAATCTAATTAATCAAATAAATCAATATCTTTTGAAAAAAAATATTTCTTTAGGTGAAAAAGATTTAATAGTTGATTTAGGGTGTGGCCCAGGAAATATTTCTGAGAAGTTAGCAATAAAATGGCCTAATACTGCAGTCGTAGGAATAGATGGTTCTAAAGAGATGATTTTGAGAGCAGAATATAATAAAAGTATTTCTAATAATCAAAAAAAATTAAAAAATTTACGCTACATTTGTTCTGATATCAAAGACATTAAATCAAATAATTTTTTATTAAAAAAAAGAATTAGCTTACTTGTAAGCAACAGTTTGATTCATCACATTACCAATCTTGAAGATTTCTTCAACACAATAAGAATTTTATCTAGTAATATTACTGTAAATTTTCACAAGGACTTAAAAAGGCCATTAGATGAAAAGTCTGCTTTAGAACTCAAAGCACAATGTTCAACTAAATATAATGAGATTTTAACTAATGATTATTATGCCTCTTTAAGAGCTTCTTATACTTTTAAAGAGTTAAAAAATTTCATCTTAGAGAATGATCTATCCTCTTTAGATGTTTTTGAGGAAGGTGAAAATTATTTAATAGTCTATGGTAATGTTTAA
- a CDS encoding DUF3531 family protein — protein sequence MNIIFREVDPFNCWIWIRFAESPTQDEKNYLDGVFDSWYVLGRLGGFNSENLQTHEEGSDLSWMSYDNDQKNASLPALMHNLGIMEYQNFWGRCWVDFGTSDSISIDILINSLNEISNNYVKIEELIIGGENNDWAIEEHEDLVFKD from the coding sequence ATGAATATTATTTTTAGGGAAGTTGATCCTTTTAATTGTTGGATATGGATCAGGTTTGCAGAATCACCAACTCAAGATGAAAAAAATTATCTAGATGGTGTTTTTGATAGTTGGTACGTTTTAGGAAGATTAGGTGGATTTAATTCTGAAAATTTGCAAACTCATGAAGAGGGTTCCGATCTGAGTTGGATGTCCTACGATAATGATCAAAAAAATGCATCTCTTCCAGCCTTAATGCATAATTTAGGAATTATGGAATATCAAAATTTTTGGGGAAGATGTTGGGTTGATTTTGGAACTTCAGACTCCATTTCAATAGATATATTAATAAATTCTTTGAATGAGATATCAAATAATTATGTAAAAATTGAAGAGTTAATTATTGGGGGTGAAAATAATGATTGGGCAATTGAAGAACATGAAGATTTAGTTTTCAAAGATTAA
- a CDS encoding arylesterase: MISLPKQLVVIGDSSVYGWGDNEGGGWCERLRKDWCKNQSGPVIYQLGVRGDGIEKVSSRWEKEWSSRGETRRNKPKAILLNVGLNDTAAIGQNNGRHQLDIGGFQYGLERLINEMNSQTNVFVIGLTPVDESKMPFAGCLWYSNDFCNSYERRMEEVCLNQNVPFLPTFREMYSDKRSKNWITHDGIHLNSEGHFWLFQRLKSWEILTKWKES; the protein is encoded by the coding sequence GTGATTAGTTTACCAAAACAGCTAGTTGTAATTGGAGATAGTTCAGTTTATGGATGGGGAGATAATGAAGGTGGCGGATGGTGTGAAAGGCTTAGAAAAGATTGGTGCAAAAACCAAAGTGGGCCAGTAATTTATCAACTTGGCGTAAGGGGAGATGGGATAGAAAAAGTTTCATCTAGATGGGAAAAAGAATGGTCATCTAGAGGAGAAACGAGAAGAAACAAACCTAAAGCAATTCTGCTTAATGTTGGTCTTAACGACACTGCAGCAATTGGTCAGAATAACGGAAGACATCAATTAGATATAGGTGGATTTCAATATGGATTAGAGAGACTTATTAATGAAATGAATTCTCAAACAAATGTCTTTGTTATTGGTCTGACGCCTGTTGACGAGAGCAAAATGCCGTTCGCAGGATGTCTATGGTACTCAAATGATTTTTGCAATTCTTATGAAAGAAGAATGGAGGAAGTATGCCTCAATCAAAATGTCCCATTTCTTCCTACTTTTAGAGAAATGTACTCTGATAAAAGGAGTAAAAACTGGATTACGCATGATGGAATTCATTTAAATTCCGAAGGTCATTTCTGGCTTTTCCAAAGACTGAAGAGCTGGGAGATACTTACAAAATGGAAGGAATCCTAG
- the nrdJ gene encoding ribonucleoside-triphosphate reductase, adenosylcobalamin-dependent has product MTVAPNKASSESNSNNLKKDDFPKTAPAAYPVFFRSYSRKTSSGKRENWSEVGERNLSGLKELGKLSEEELILMREMQSNQKAQPSGRWLWIGGTPWINKNQNFSGAYNCTSTNLIDWEAFALMMDLAMMGCGTGAIIEPHFINNLPTVINKINIKSVSEVGITPKDQREEKSSIEIKGKDLHIKVGDSRRGWVDSYKYLLEASSNESLEREIDVYIDLEDIRPAGESLKGFGGMANPIKLKDLYSRVASLLGKAIGRKLSTVECCLLIDEAAVTIVAGNIRRSAGMRQFASDDKEAASAKENLWSQDENGNWRIDPEKDALRMANHTRVYHTKPTYQTVLDAVTKQFHSGEGAIQFAPEAIARSNADILKDDELRKEFIEIYSEQGKDEARNWINSSYGPFSEEELDHRMSRYGLNPCGEILGNDFHCNLAEVHLNQIDPGNFEEQKKAFKAAALSVACLLNHEFEVERYRKSREYDPIVGVSFTGLFDFCVHAFGTPWLKWWEAGRPNCEEGKAFKEKEAKFLDSWRKIVKETVWEYCDKHNLRRPNRCTTVQPAGTKSLLTGAAPGWHPPKAQRFIRRITFRKNDPIALACMDYGYSVVPSQSDKDENGCLLDNPFDPRCTEWLVEIPTEVSWANIDGADQIDINNFSALAQFDFYMQVQKFYTEHNTSATVEFRENEIEDLAKAIHNAIENNEGYISAALLARFSANATFPRLPFEPISKEEYISLQNKVIERKVNNDFFDALNKYDVGELSEAGPAGCDSDKCLLPLAKPKD; this is encoded by the coding sequence GTGACTGTTGCACCAAATAAAGCTTCTTCAGAGAGCAATTCCAATAATCTTAAAAAAGATGATTTTCCAAAGACTGCGCCAGCTGCTTACCCAGTTTTTTTCAGATCTTATAGTAGAAAAACTTCATCTGGCAAAAGGGAGAACTGGAGCGAAGTAGGCGAAAGGAATTTATCGGGATTAAAAGAATTAGGAAAACTTTCTGAAGAAGAATTAATCCTAATGAGAGAAATGCAAAGTAACCAAAAAGCTCAGCCTTCAGGAAGATGGTTATGGATAGGCGGAACCCCTTGGATTAATAAGAACCAAAATTTCTCAGGAGCATACAATTGTACCTCAACAAACTTAATTGATTGGGAAGCCTTCGCATTAATGATGGACTTAGCAATGATGGGATGTGGAACAGGTGCAATAATTGAGCCTCATTTTATAAATAATCTACCTACGGTAATTAACAAAATAAACATTAAATCAGTCAGTGAAGTTGGAATAACTCCTAAAGATCAAAGAGAAGAAAAGTCATCAATAGAAATTAAAGGAAAAGATCTTCATATCAAAGTTGGAGATAGCAGAAGAGGATGGGTAGATAGCTATAAATATCTTCTTGAGGCATCGAGTAACGAGAGTCTTGAAAGAGAAATTGATGTTTATATTGATTTGGAAGATATTAGGCCTGCGGGAGAATCATTAAAAGGTTTTGGTGGTATGGCAAATCCTATCAAATTGAAAGATCTTTACTCTAGAGTCGCATCACTTCTTGGAAAGGCAATTGGTAGGAAATTAAGCACAGTAGAGTGTTGTTTATTAATTGATGAAGCTGCAGTAACCATAGTTGCTGGGAATATAAGAAGAAGTGCTGGGATGAGACAATTTGCTTCAGATGATAAGGAAGCCGCATCAGCAAAAGAAAATTTATGGAGTCAAGATGAGAATGGTAATTGGAGAATAGATCCTGAAAAAGATGCCCTCAGAATGGCCAATCATACTAGGGTTTACCATACAAAACCCACTTACCAAACTGTTTTGGATGCAGTAACAAAACAATTCCATTCAGGTGAGGGAGCTATTCAATTTGCACCAGAAGCAATCGCAAGGTCAAATGCAGATATTCTCAAAGATGATGAATTGAGAAAGGAATTTATTGAAATCTACTCAGAACAAGGCAAGGATGAAGCGAGAAATTGGATAAATAGTAGTTATGGTCCTTTTTCAGAAGAAGAGTTAGACCACAGGATGAGCCGATATGGACTTAACCCTTGTGGGGAGATCTTGGGAAATGATTTCCATTGCAATTTGGCTGAAGTTCATTTAAATCAGATTGATCCAGGAAATTTTGAAGAGCAAAAAAAAGCTTTTAAAGCAGCCGCTCTTTCTGTAGCATGCTTACTTAATCATGAATTTGAAGTTGAGCGTTACAGAAAAAGTAGGGAATATGATCCTATCGTAGGAGTAAGTTTCACTGGATTATTTGATTTTTGTGTCCATGCCTTTGGGACGCCATGGTTGAAATGGTGGGAAGCAGGAAGGCCAAATTGCGAAGAAGGGAAGGCCTTCAAAGAAAAGGAAGCTAAATTCTTAGATTCTTGGAGAAAAATAGTAAAAGAAACTGTATGGGAATATTGTGATAAGCATAATCTAAGGAGACCAAATAGATGCACAACAGTTCAGCCAGCTGGAACTAAAAGTCTTCTTACTGGAGCAGCTCCAGGTTGGCATCCTCCAAAGGCTCAAAGATTCATAAGAAGAATAACTTTCAGGAAAAATGACCCAATCGCTTTAGCTTGCATGGATTATGGTTACTCAGTTGTTCCATCTCAATCTGATAAAGATGAAAATGGTTGCTTGCTCGATAATCCATTTGATCCAAGATGTACAGAATGGTTAGTTGAAATCCCTACAGAAGTTAGTTGGGCAAATATAGACGGCGCAGACCAAATAGACATCAATAATTTCTCAGCATTAGCTCAATTTGATTTTTACATGCAAGTGCAGAAATTTTACACAGAGCATAATACCTCTGCAACCGTAGAATTTAGAGAAAATGAAATCGAGGATTTAGCTAAGGCCATTCATAATGCAATAGAAAATAATGAGGGATATATTTCAGCAGCATTGCTGGCTAGATTTAGTGCTAACGCTACTTTTCCGAGATTACCCTTTGAACCAATAAGTAAAGAGGAATATATATCATTGCAGAATAAAGTAATAGAAAGGAAAGTCAATAACGATTTCTTTGACGCTCTTAATAAATATGATGTTGGAGAACTATCTGAAGCAGGACCAGCAGGTTGTGATTCAGATAAGTGCTTGCTTCCTCTTGCTAAACCAAAAGATTAA
- a CDS encoding RNA recognition motif-containing protein translates to MTLSLNIGNLFNDSSSHALVDELRKRTSEEDILDFEEKFNSKNEKNLHIYICRFLKNRSISRGLASRWLITIIENKESKIDALQK, encoded by the coding sequence ATGACATTAAGCTTAAATATTGGGAACTTGTTTAATGATTCCTCCAGTCATGCATTGGTGGATGAGCTAAGAAAAAGAACATCAGAAGAGGATATCTTAGATTTTGAGGAAAAATTTAACTCCAAAAACGAAAAAAATCTACACATATATATATGTAGATTTCTAAAAAATAGATCAATATCCAGAGGGCTAGCCTCTAGATGGTTAATAACAATAATTGAAAACAAAGAATCAAAAATTGATGCTTTGCAAAAATAA
- the hslO gene encoding Hsp33 family molecular chaperone HslO: protein MQDKIVRATAANGGIRLVAVLTTESSLEAKKRHGLSYLTTCILGRAFSASLLLASSMKIMHGRVTLRVRSDGPLKGLLVDAGRDGKVRGYVGNPNLELDLVKIDNNKYSFDFTKALGTGYLNVIRDSGFGEPFTSTVELVNGNIAEDLASYLYHSEQTPSAVFIGEKIQNKSVICSGGLLAQVLPKKDTDPLLVSLLEERCKEINSFSEDLFKSKDNLLELIRNIFPDIDDKSISEKARSQEVSFKCKCSKQRSLNAMKMLDKSELEDILKKDGKAELVCEFCKNKYLISYEEIKFMIENQS, encoded by the coding sequence ATGCAGGATAAGATAGTTCGGGCTACTGCAGCAAATGGAGGAATAAGATTAGTTGCGGTCTTAACAACAGAATCTTCTTTAGAAGCAAAAAAAAGACACGGTCTTTCTTATTTAACTACCTGTATCTTAGGAAGAGCATTTAGTGCTTCACTGCTTTTAGCAAGTTCGATGAAGATAATGCATGGGAGAGTTACTTTAAGAGTTAGATCTGACGGACCTTTAAAAGGATTACTAGTTGATGCAGGTAGAGATGGAAAAGTTAGGGGTTATGTAGGAAATCCGAATTTAGAATTGGACCTAGTCAAAATAGATAATAATAAATATTCTTTTGATTTCACAAAAGCATTAGGTACAGGATATTTAAATGTAATTAGAGATAGTGGATTTGGAGAACCCTTTACAAGCACTGTTGAATTAGTAAATGGGAATATTGCTGAAGACTTAGCTTCATATTTATATCATTCAGAGCAAACTCCCTCTGCTGTATTTATTGGAGAAAAAATTCAAAATAAAAGTGTTATTTGTAGTGGTGGCCTATTAGCTCAAGTTTTACCTAAAAAAGATACTGACCCTCTGCTAGTCTCACTACTTGAAGAAAGATGCAAAGAAATTAATTCTTTCAGCGAAGATCTATTTAAGTCAAAAGATAATCTTCTTGAGTTAATTAGAAATATATTTCCCGATATTGACGATAAATCTATCTCTGAAAAAGCTCGTTCTCAAGAAGTGAGTTTTAAATGCAAGTGTTCCAAACAAAGAAGTTTAAACGCGATGAAAATGCTTGATAAGAGCGAGTTAGAGGACATCCTCAAGAAAGATGGCAAAGCAGAGTTGGTTTGTGAATTTTGTAAAAATAAATATCTTATAAGTTATGAAGAAATTAAATTTATGATAGAAAATCAATCATAA
- a CDS encoding TIGR00297 family protein, which yields MDLIRNQFFIGFFINFILIYIFCKIPLMTKGGWISAGILGTILWGCLSWQGWMSVVIYLIFGSLVTKIGFKFKKEQGIAEKRGGRRGPENVWGSAATGLFLAIMTKFNPANVVIFKIGFAASFAAKLADTFGSEIGKRFGKDTYLITSLKKVDRGTEGGVSLEGTLASFLGSIFMAFVMLRLSIISTKYHFIIVVFSGFFATLSESIIGAKFQNKYKLSNELVNAIQTSIASVFAIFALVLYSYFLN from the coding sequence ATGGATTTAATTAGAAATCAATTTTTTATAGGTTTTTTTATTAATTTTATTTTGATTTATATATTTTGCAAGATTCCTTTGATGACAAAAGGTGGTTGGATTAGTGCAGGTATTTTAGGAACAATTTTGTGGGGTTGTTTGTCTTGGCAGGGATGGATGTCAGTTGTAATTTATTTAATATTTGGATCTCTCGTTACTAAAATAGGTTTTAAATTTAAAAAAGAACAAGGAATAGCTGAAAAAAGAGGTGGGAGAAGAGGTCCTGAAAATGTATGGGGCTCCGCAGCTACAGGATTATTTCTTGCAATTATGACTAAATTTAATCCCGCCAATGTAGTGATTTTTAAAATAGGATTTGCTGCAAGTTTTGCTGCAAAGTTGGCGGATACTTTTGGCAGCGAAATTGGGAAAAGGTTTGGGAAGGATACATATTTAATTACTTCTCTTAAAAAGGTTGATAGAGGAACAGAAGGAGGAGTAAGTTTAGAAGGGACATTAGCTAGTTTTTTGGGATCAATATTTATGGCCTTTGTAATGCTTCGTCTATCAATTATTTCTACAAAATATCATTTTATAATTGTTGTATTTTCTGGATTCTTTGCAACACTTTCTGAAAGTATTATTGGAGCTAAATTTCAAAACAAATATAAATTAAGTAATGAATTAGTAAATGCTATTCAGACAAGTATTGCATCTGTTTTTGCTATCTTTGCTCTAGTTTTATATTCATATTTTTTAAATTAA
- a CDS encoding peptide chain release factor 3 → MSLGTKILNNKEILDAVNKRRNFAIISHPDAGKTTLTEKLLLYGGAIQQAGAVKARGNQRKATSDWMELEKQRGISITSTVLQFEYERSVINLLDTPGHQDFSEDTYRTLAAADNAVMLEDAAKGLEPQTRKLFEVCKMRKIPIFTFINKMDRPGREPFSLLDEIESELGLNTLPINWPIGSGEEFRGVIDRFSREVILFDKAVRGKQSNEKRLSLEDKELSKYVERDLLENSLEELEVLDEAGSKFEKENVFNGSLTPVFFGSAMTNFGVRPFLDSFLKMAQKPTSRNSNKGDIEPASDEFSGFVFKLQANMDPKHRDRVAFIRVCSGKFEKDMSVKHSRTGKTIRLSRPQKIFGQDREVVDDAYPGDVIGLNNPGMFSIGDTLYTGAHLEYEGIPSFSPEIFSWLRNPNPSAFKNFRKGVNELREEGAVQILYDFDESKRDPILAAVGQLQLEVVTHRLKSEYGVDANLEAMPYQLARWISDGWPAIEKLGRIFNCKIVKDCWNRPVILFKNEWNLNQFVEDNNQLNLNKVAPVVSGVEPIAL, encoded by the coding sequence ATGAGCTTAGGTACTAAAATTCTAAATAATAAAGAAATACTGGATGCGGTAAATAAAAGAAGAAATTTTGCTATTATTTCACATCCAGATGCTGGGAAAACGACTCTTACCGAGAAGCTTCTTTTGTATGGAGGTGCCATTCAACAGGCAGGAGCAGTAAAAGCTAGGGGTAATCAGAGAAAAGCAACCTCAGACTGGATGGAACTTGAGAAACAAAGAGGTATTTCTATTACATCAACTGTATTGCAATTTGAATATGAAAGATCTGTAATTAATCTATTAGATACACCAGGACACCAAGATTTCTCCGAAGATACTTATAGAACATTAGCTGCTGCTGATAATGCAGTTATGTTGGAAGATGCTGCTAAAGGACTAGAACCTCAAACTAGAAAATTGTTTGAAGTTTGCAAGATGCGAAAAATACCAATATTTACTTTCATAAATAAAATGGATAGACCAGGAAGAGAGCCATTTTCTTTACTTGATGAAATTGAATCAGAACTTGGATTAAATACCCTACCTATAAACTGGCCAATTGGGAGTGGCGAGGAATTTAGAGGGGTTATTGATAGATTTTCAAGAGAGGTGATTTTATTTGATAAAGCAGTGAGAGGGAAACAATCGAATGAGAAAAGATTAAGTCTTGAAGATAAAGAGCTATCAAAATATGTAGAAAGAGATTTACTTGAAAACTCACTTGAAGAATTGGAGGTTCTTGATGAGGCAGGATCTAAATTTGAAAAAGAAAATGTTTTTAATGGCTCTTTAACACCAGTTTTCTTTGGATCTGCCATGACTAATTTTGGCGTAAGGCCATTTTTAGATAGTTTTTTAAAAATGGCACAAAAACCAACTTCAAGAAATAGTAATAAAGGGGATATTGAACCTGCAAGCGATGAATTTAGTGGGTTTGTTTTTAAGCTTCAGGCAAATATGGATCCAAAGCACAGAGATAGGGTTGCTTTTATAAGAGTTTGTAGTGGCAAATTTGAAAAGGATATGTCAGTTAAACATTCCAGAACTGGGAAAACAATTAGATTATCAAGACCACAAAAAATATTTGGGCAAGATAGAGAAGTAGTTGATGATGCCTATCCTGGAGATGTTATTGGTTTAAATAATCCAGGGATGTTTTCTATTGGAGATACTCTTTATACGGGTGCTCATCTGGAATATGAGGGCATACCATCCTTTAGTCCTGAAATATTCAGCTGGCTAAGAAATCCAAATCCCTCAGCATTTAAAAACTTTAGAAAGGGTGTTAATGAACTTCGAGAAGAAGGAGCTGTTCAGATTCTTTATGACTTTGATGAGAGTAAAAGAGACCCTATACTCGCAGCCGTTGGTCAATTGCAGTTGGAGGTAGTAACTCACAGATTAAAAAGTGAATATGGTGTAGATGCAAATCTTGAAGCAATGCCATATCAATTGGCTAGATGGATTTCTGATGGATGGCCAGCCATTGAAAAACTAGGCAGAATATTCAACTGTAAAATAGTTAAAGATTGTTGGAATAGGCCAGTTATTCTTTTCAAAAATGAGTGGAATCTAAATCAGTTTGTTGAAGACAATAATCAATTAAATTTAAACAAAGTTGCGCCCGTTGTTAGTGGAGTCGAACCAATTGCTTTATAA